From Cucumis melo cultivar AY chromosome 3, USDA_Cmelo_AY_1.0, whole genome shotgun sequence:
CAGCAAACTTTAAAAGATGGATTTGTGCCTGTGCCTACTCTTACACTAGATGAACCTTTGGAGCCTCTTGCTCTTTGTGCACCAACTACGGAAGAAATGGTAAAATACCATTATCTACTGTCATGTTAAGTGTGCATTTTAGTTGTTTAAATGactattttttcctttttctgttTTAGACTTTTCTTAAGGGGATTGATAAAGGGGAAATTGTCAGTAGTGGTGCACCTCAAGTGTCAAAGGATGGGCGAAACTCATCAGAATTTATGCAAGCAAGGCGAACAAAACTTGGTGTTTCACCTTCCCTAGGTTTGAAATGCTTTCCCTCAATTGTTTGATTTTGGTGCTTGgtgtttgatttaaaaaaaaaaaaaatcagtggGGAATTCACTACTTTGGACCCTGTTTTGTGAGCAGGCAGTAGAGAAGATTTACCCCATGGGTTTGATGACTACAACGATGATAAAGATGACAGCACCACTAAACTTGGTCACACAAACTATTCAGAGGTCTCTACTGAGAGGCAGGTGCCTTATCACAGGCCACAGTCAAAAAATGAAGCCATTCAGGAACAGATGGGACATACTAGTGGCAATTTCAAATCTGAAGGTAAGTTACACCTTAACTGGAGGGTAAATAAAGTTCAGAAGTTTACTCTTGCTAGTTGCTACCTATTTTTTGATTGATGTGGGCAGAAATGCTTTTAGTGTTCTTTTAATTCTCTTAGTTAATGTTAGATCatgtaatattaaatttaccttcatcCATCAAAttaagcttttgggtcaatCGGTGATTTAAGACAGTATTAGAACAGAGGGTCTGGAGTTTTTGGGTTCGAACTCCTACAATGTATGTACCCCCAGTTaatattgatttccacttgttggaCCTTCTACATATTTCAAGCTTACAATTGTGAGAGTGTTAGatgaaataatattaaattcacCTTCACCCATCAatttaagcttttgggtgatTTTAGAGTTGAACTTCTAATTTATCACATTGTTTTAGATCCACTGTAGGATAGATATTAAGAAAAGGAAGAGAATATAAGAAATGGCAGGCAAATTTGTGACATTGAACTATTAAATGCTCCGTCTTGCCTTTggtctttttcaattttgtagGTTTTTCCTGACATCTGTTTCAGTCATGGATTTTATCTGTGTCTTTCAAGTTCATTTTTTTGCATGGACTATTTGCTCTTTTATCTCTCAAGATGTCTGTACTGCGGCTGTATGTATATGCAGCTTTCAGAGAAGATGACAATGCTTTGAGAAAAACAGATGAGGTGCCCGGCAATAGGGAATCGAGTGTTAAGGGGGCTACCAATATTCATTCTAGCAGCACGTGGGATGCCTCATCACTTGAGCAATCCCTGAATACATCCTTGCCTGATTGGAGAGACAATCCCAATAATATTATTAGCTCAGGAACTCCTGACAAGGGTTGGGTACAGTCTTCAAAGAATCTTAGTGATGGGTGGGGAAGTAACACAACTACTCCATCTTATGCAAAGGATAATTCTAAATGGCAGTCCACGGAGGAATCCATCATTAGAAGGCAGCTTTCTGGGATTTTAGACAAGGAACAACTATCGCGGAAAACAGTTCAACCTGCTCCAGAGGATATGCAACTTCATTACATTGATCCCTCTGGTGCAATTCAGGGCCCTTTTGGTGGGGCTGACATTATTCAATGGTTTGAGGGTGGGTATTTTGGCTTAGATTTACCTGTCCGTCCGACAAATGCACCAAGTGACTTGCCATTTTCAGCTCTTGGTGATGTTATGCCTCATTTACGATCTAAAGCCAAGCCACCACCAGGATTTAGTGGACCGAAGCAGAATGAATTTGCAGATTCATTAGGTAACGCTAGTTATGGTAGCTTGGGGAAGCTTCATACTGGGTTGAATGAAATAGATACTATGAGGAACGAGACAAGGCATAAACATGGCTCAACGGTGGAAGCTGAAAACAGATTTTTGGAGTCACTTATGTCTGGCAATATAGGTTCTTCACCTCTCGAGAAGAGTGCCTTCTCTGaaggtttgtttttgtttgtgaatTGGAAAATTgttctctttttcctttaaaGATTTTTTGCATTGTTAAAATTCTTGTTATATTATTACAGTTATATCTAAATTGACACGGATACTTATTGTGTAGGTGTGCCAGGATATTTTGGAACTAATCCTAATAGTCTGTCTTCCTTGGGAATGGACAATGGAAATAACCTTTTCCTGTTGGCCAAAAGAATGGAACTTGAACGGCAAAGGTCTATGTCCAACCCTTATGCATTTTGGCCTGGAATAGATGCTACATCCAAGGTTTCTAAGCCGGATATTGGCCTAGATGATCCAATTCAGCAGGCCAAACTCTTGTCTTCAATCATAGACCATTCTCGTCAAACTTCTCATTCTCAGAGTCCTGACATGTCAGCCATTCTACAAGGCTTGTCTGACAAAGCACCTCCTGGCATTAATGAGGTTGCAGGGTGGTCAAAATTTGCTCATGCTCCCGATCCTCTCCAAAGTAAACTTGACTTGCACCATGAGCTTAACTTGTCTTCGCAGGCACCTTTTGGTTTCCAACAACAGAGATTGCAACCACAGCCGTCCTTGACAAATTTACTTGCCCAAGCTACTGATAATCCTACCTTAACTCCAGATAAGTTTCTTCCTTCCAGCTTATCTCAAGATCCACAACTGATAAGTAAATTGCAACAACAACACTTGTTGCAGTTGCATTCTCAAGTGCCTTTCTCTGCACAACAAATGTCATTGTTAGACAAACTTCTATTACTTAAGCAGCAGCAAAAACAAGAAGAGCAACAACAGTTATTACAGCAACAACAGTTGCTCTCGCAGGTTCTATCAGAACATCAGTCACGTCAGCATCTTATCGatccatcttttggacagttaCAAGGTGCTCCTATACCTATTGGAAATGCATCTACTGATCCATCTCAAGTCCAGCAACCACGAGAGAAATTTCAAATTGGTTCACAGAAGCCCTTAAACGTCGTAACTGATCGTGCGATTCCCTTCGGAAATATGGCTTTGCAAGTCACCCAGGGAGCCAGTTACAATGTTAATCCCGAGGATCCTTCCCTTGCTCTTCCGCATCAAATGTTTGGAAATGTTCAGCAGAAGGGTTGGACTCCTGGTCTCCCCGAGCAGCTCACTGATACTCGTCCGAAAGATATGTTACCTGGATCTATAGTTGGTGAGGCCTCACTTTTTCCTGGGCTGACTAGCAAACAAATCGAGGATGTGAGTCATGTGCAAAAGTCATCTGATAGCCACACTGTTCAAGCTTTGGAGCAGATAGGAGAGGCCGTACCAAGGCTTGATGAAACTGCCACATCTCTTGCATCTGATGCCATGGTAGAACCTCTTCCTCTCAAGACTGCTGATATTTCAGTTGCTCTACAACCAGCAGAAGTTGATGATACTGAAGTTTCCATTCCCGATAGTTGCTCTACACAGACTGCTGATAGTGTACCTGTTCTGAAGGTTCAAGAAGCTAGTGTGCCTGTGCAAAAACTTGAAAGGGATGGATACAAAGATGATACCTCCTTGGAGACAGAATTGAAAAATGTTGAAGTACAAGAACCTAAAAAATCCTCTGATAAAAAGACCAAGAAGCAAAAATCTTCGAAGTCACTTTCCTCAGACCAGGCCAAGGACTCTAAGAATTCTGCAATTCAGCAGTCAAAGCAATCAAAAAGTGGGAAATCAGAAAATGATTTGAAATTGAAGGCAGATAATATCATGGGAAAAGCAAGTGATATGGCTTCCTCTCCTCGGAAGATCAGAGATGGGGATGATGGCAAAATTTCCATTGTGGACAATCAGCCAGTTCAAAGCTCTGCCTCTGCTATGAATACCTGGAGCGATGGTGACACTGTTCAAGTGAAGGATGATGCCAAACTAGTTGGGTCCGATTCTGTCCTTAACTCACAGACTCAATCTAGCCAAAGAGCTTGGAAAGTTGCCTCGAGTTTCAAGCCAAAGTCATTATTGGAAATTCAGGAGGAAGAGCAGAAAAGGGCACATACAGAAACGGCTGTATCAGAGATTTCCACTTCTATCACCTCTATGAGTTTATCAACTCCTTGGGCTGGGATTGTGAGCAGTTCAGACCCTAAAGCTTCCAAAGAAATTCATAAAGATTCTGTGATTTCAGAATCAAGTGAGAAACACGAAAATTTATTGACTTCGAGGAGTAGAAAGAGCCAATTGCATGATCTGCTGGCAGAAGACAATATGGAAAAGTCTGGTGCAAGTGATGTTCGTGTTTCTGACTCTGTACAGATTGCTTCTTCTCCTCGTGTTGTGGCCACACAGGCAGAACCCATGGACGACAATTTTATTGAGGCAAAAGACACCAAAAAGAGCCGCAAGAAGTCTGCCAAGGCTAAGGGCGTTGGTACCAAGCCGTCCGCACCAGTCCCTTCTGCCGATGTGCCTGTTGCTTCAAGTCCCATTGAGAAAGGGAAAATCTCCCGCCAGACCCAGCAGGAGAAGGAAGCAATGCCTGTCATTCCTTCTGGGCCTTCTTTTGGTGACTTTGTCCTCTGGAAGGGAGAAGCTGCTAACGTGGCCCCGGCTCCAGCATGGTCCAGTGACTCTGGGAAGGTTCCCAAACCCACTTCTTTGAGGGATATTCAGAAGGAGCAGGGAAGAAAAACCTCTGCTGCTGCTCAGCATTCTCATCAAATCCCCACTCCCCAAAAGGCTCAGCCTAGTCAGGTTGGTCGTAGCAGCAGCACTAGTACTCCTTCCTGGGCTCTCTCTGCTTCTTCTCCATCAAAAGCTGCATCATCCCCCCTTCAGAATGTTCCTACTCAGTCAAATCATGGAGGTGATGATGACTTATTTTGGGGCCCCATTGagtcaaagaaagaaaatcagCAGTACGTTTTTTCTCGAGCCCCCACCTTTACTTTTATCAGCGTCCGTGCTACTAATGGGTCAATGACATAGTATTGCTACTTTTCCTTTTAGTATTGTAGTCCATGCAGTTTGAACTTCCCTTTCGTTACCCACCTCTTCTGGGTCAGGGTTATAATTTGTGTATATTTGGTAGCACTAAAGATTTTTGTCCTCTGTAACCGCCATTTATGCAATATAATCTTGGTAATCAAGGGGAACAAATCCATGTTTTTGTTTTCAGGGTTGATGTTCGTCTTGGGAGCAACAACTGGGGAAATAGGAATACTCCTGCAAAAGCAGCTTCGACTGGGGTGTTAAGTCGACAAAAATCATCTGGTGGGAAAGCTGACTATCTTTCATCCTCGCCGGCACAGTCATCTCAGAAAGGCAAACAAGATCCAGTTACCAAGCATTCAGGTTTGTTTTTTATGGTCCTTGTTTCCTTTGGAAGGGTTTAGATATTTTCCCATTTGCTTTTTCTTGTCAAAAGCCTCTTTTGGGCTCGTGTACTGATTAAGTTTTTCCTCTCCTTGTAGAAGCTATGGGCTTCCGCGATTGGTGTGAGAGTGAATGTGTAAGGCTCATTGGGACAAAAGGTATCTTTTTTTCCCGTTGAAGAAACATTTTGCGTGTGAAAGCAAGTCCAATGTGAATGCTTGATTGTTTCGTagctttaaaaaaaatgtccTATGATGCGTGAATGGTTATGGTTTGCACAATGTTTTCGATATTTGACATATATGCGATTTTCTTACTCTGAAGTGTTATCTTAGATAACTTTGGTTGGAGACCCTCATTCATCTTATAAGTGAATAATTAAAATTGCACCTTTTGAGCATATAAATACTTGAGCGTGTAAAGTTatggaaatatttaaaaatatttagtttaatgtttcatTGTTCCGATGTCTATTTTTTCTGAAATTAATTGTCCACAATTTATGTTAGACAAGAAAATAATCCAACTTGGCCTCTTTAaattttatacatatatattttggGGTTATTAAGAACTGTTTTATTAATATCTTTTATTAATGGAGTACGATCTTTTTGCCTGTTATAGACACAAGTTTCTTGGAATACTGCTTGAAGCAATCGAGATCTGAGGCAGAGCTGCTTTTAATACAGAACCTTGGATCATATGATCCTGACCACGACTTCATTGATCAATTCCTAAATTACAAGGAGTTGCTTGCAGCAGATGTTCTTGAAATTGCTTTTCAAAGTCGCAACGACAGGAAGGTATCGGCTATTGCTTCCCGAGAAGTAAATTCAGGCAATGCTGGTGGGGATCTGGACCCTGATGTCCCTGTTGGCCGGGATGGGTCTGCAAAGagtggaggaaagaagaaaggaaagaaagggAAGAAGGTTAGCCCATCGGTTTTGGGTTTCAATGTAGTTAGTAACAGAATCATGATGGGCGAGATTCAGACAATTGAAGATTAGGAAAAAGAGCGGCTTTGGAGCCAAATGTAAATACATGACATCCAACTTTTCTGTAAATGGATTTTTTTGTACCtcatcccccccccccccccccccccccaaagaACATCACAGAGATGCAGCAGCAGTGACTATTTTTGTCTGTCTGCTGGACGATTTTGACAATTAACTGTCCTGTCTTTGTAGGTTTGTTGTTATTGGGTCTGTTACAAACATTTTTGAGCTGGATTTAACCTAACCGAGGTAATTTATTCGTGTGTTTCACTTCCTTTTGTTGGTCTTCCTTCTGGAGATGGGAATTCATCGGCATTTCACAGTAACGTTTTCTCATGCATTATTGGCCCCACGACCTATCAACACCTGCAAAAATGATGATGTTGAGCTCT
This genomic window contains:
- the LOC103487961 gene encoding protein ESSENTIAL FOR POTEXVIRUS ACCUMULATION 1 isoform X1, encoding MAGRFDFGSRPNLSVSSPLHAANDVQGSENPIPLSPQWLLPKPGESKHGIGTGENHFSHQPAYGNRMDMMKGSENYEDMNDTQKKKEVFRPSVTDSEIGRRDRWHDEERENNSSMRKDRWRDGEKEMGDGRKMDRWNEDSSTRVFRESRRGPSERWSDSNNRDNVHYDQRRESKWNTRWGPDDKETEGFREKRVDSGRDGDLHLDKNFSHVSNYGKNDRDGDHYRPWRSSSAQGRGKGEPPHHQTQTPSKQVPAFSHRGRADNTPPTFSLGRGIISSGVNPTNSVYSSPNYLGASSEKSGREPCYYKYSRTKLLDVFRTTNLTSQQTLKDGFVPVPTLTLDEPLEPLALCAPTTEEMTFLKGIDKGEIVSSGAPQVSKDGRNSSEFMQARRTKLGVSPSLGSREDLPHGFDDYNDDKDDSTTKLGHTNYSEVSTERQVPYHRPQSKNEAIQEQMGHTSGNFKSEAFREDDNALRKTDEVPGNRESSVKGATNIHSSSTWDASSLEQSLNTSLPDWRDNPNNIISSGTPDKGWVQSSKNLSDGWGSNTTTPSYAKDNSKWQSTEESIIRRQLSGILDKEQLSRKTVQPAPEDMQLHYIDPSGAIQGPFGGADIIQWFEGGYFGLDLPVRPTNAPSDLPFSALGDVMPHLRSKAKPPPGFSGPKQNEFADSLGNASYGSLGKLHTGLNEIDTMRNETRHKHGSTVEAENRFLESLMSGNIGSSPLEKSAFSEGVPGYFGTNPNSLSSLGMDNGNNLFLLAKRMELERQRSMSNPYAFWPGIDATSKVSKPDIGLDDPIQQAKLLSSIIDHSRQTSHSQSPDMSAILQGLSDKAPPGINEVAGWSKFAHAPDPLQSKLDLHHELNLSSQAPFGFQQQRLQPQPSLTNLLAQATDNPTLTPDKFLPSSLSQDPQLISKLQQQHLLQLHSQVPFSAQQMSLLDKLLLLKQQQKQEEQQQLLQQQQLLSQVLSEHQSRQHLIDPSFGQLQGAPIPIGNASTDPSQVQQPREKFQIGSQKPLNVVTDRAIPFGNMALQVTQGASYNVNPEDPSLALPHQMFGNVQQKGWTPGLPEQLTDTRPKDMLPGSIVGEASLFPGLTSKQIEDVSHVQKSSDSHTVQALEQIGEAVPRLDETATSLASDAMVEPLPLKTADISVALQPAEVDDTEVSIPDSCSTQTADSVPVLKVQEASVPVQKLERDGYKDDTSLETELKNVEVQEPKKSSDKKTKKQKSSKSLSSDQAKDSKNSAIQQSKQSKSGKSENDLKLKADNIMGKASDMASSPRKIRDGDDGKISIVDNQPVQSSASAMNTWSDGDTVQVKDDAKLVGSDSVLNSQTQSSQRAWKVASSFKPKSLLEIQEEEQKRAHTETAVSEISTSITSMSLSTPWAGIVSSSDPKASKEIHKDSVISESSEKHENLLTSRSRKSQLHDLLAEDNMEKSGASDVRVSDSVQIASSPRVVATQAEPMDDNFIEAKDTKKSRKKSAKAKGVGTKPSAPVPSADVPVASSPIEKGKISRQTQQEKEAMPVIPSGPSFGDFVLWKGEAANVAPAPAWSSDSGKVPKPTSLRDIQKEQGRKTSAAAQHSHQIPTPQKAQPSQVGRSSSTSTPSWALSASSPSKAASSPLQNVPTQSNHGGDDDLFWGPIESKKENQQVDVRLGSNNWGNRNTPAKAASTGVLSRQKSSGGKADYLSSSPAQSSQKGKQDPVTKHSEAMGFRDWCESECVRLIGTKDTSFLEYCLKQSRSEAELLLIQNLGSYDPDHDFIDQFLNYKELLAADVLEIAFQSRNDRKVSAIASREVNSGNAGGDLDPDVPVGRDGSAKSGGKKKGKKGKKVSPSVLGFNVVSNRIMMGEIQTIED
- the LOC103487961 gene encoding protein ESSENTIAL FOR POTEXVIRUS ACCUMULATION 1 isoform X2, whose translation is MDMMKGSENYEDMNDTQKKKEVFRPSVTDSEIGRRDRWHDEERENNSSMRKDRWRDGEKEMGDGRKMDRWNEDSSTRVFRESRRGPSERWSDSNNRDNVHYDQRRESKWNTRWGPDDKETEGFREKRVDSGRDGDLHLDKNFSHVSNYGKNDRDGDHYRPWRSSSAQGRGKGEPPHHQTQTPSKQVPAFSHRGRADNTPPTFSLGRGIISSGVNPTNSVYSSPNYLGASSEKSGREPCYYKYSRTKLLDVFRTTNLTSQQTLKDGFVPVPTLTLDEPLEPLALCAPTTEEMTFLKGIDKGEIVSSGAPQVSKDGRNSSEFMQARRTKLGVSPSLGSREDLPHGFDDYNDDKDDSTTKLGHTNYSEVSTERQVPYHRPQSKNEAIQEQMGHTSGNFKSEAFREDDNALRKTDEVPGNRESSVKGATNIHSSSTWDASSLEQSLNTSLPDWRDNPNNIISSGTPDKGWVQSSKNLSDGWGSNTTTPSYAKDNSKWQSTEESIIRRQLSGILDKEQLSRKTVQPAPEDMQLHYIDPSGAIQGPFGGADIIQWFEGGYFGLDLPVRPTNAPSDLPFSALGDVMPHLRSKAKPPPGFSGPKQNEFADSLGNASYGSLGKLHTGLNEIDTMRNETRHKHGSTVEAENRFLESLMSGNIGSSPLEKSAFSEGVPGYFGTNPNSLSSLGMDNGNNLFLLAKRMELERQRSMSNPYAFWPGIDATSKVSKPDIGLDDPIQQAKLLSSIIDHSRQTSHSQSPDMSAILQGLSDKAPPGINEVAGWSKFAHAPDPLQSKLDLHHELNLSSQAPFGFQQQRLQPQPSLTNLLAQATDNPTLTPDKFLPSSLSQDPQLISKLQQQHLLQLHSQVPFSAQQMSLLDKLLLLKQQQKQEEQQQLLQQQQLLSQVLSEHQSRQHLIDPSFGQLQGAPIPIGNASTDPSQVQQPREKFQIGSQKPLNVVTDRAIPFGNMALQVTQGASYNVNPEDPSLALPHQMFGNVQQKGWTPGLPEQLTDTRPKDMLPGSIVGEASLFPGLTSKQIEDVSHVQKSSDSHTVQALEQIGEAVPRLDETATSLASDAMVEPLPLKTADISVALQPAEVDDTEVSIPDSCSTQTADSVPVLKVQEASVPVQKLERDGYKDDTSLETELKNVEVQEPKKSSDKKTKKQKSSKSLSSDQAKDSKNSAIQQSKQSKSGKSENDLKLKADNIMGKASDMASSPRKIRDGDDGKISIVDNQPVQSSASAMNTWSDGDTVQVKDDAKLVGSDSVLNSQTQSSQRAWKVASSFKPKSLLEIQEEEQKRAHTETAVSEISTSITSMSLSTPWAGIVSSSDPKASKEIHKDSVISESSEKHENLLTSRSRKSQLHDLLAEDNMEKSGASDVRVSDSVQIASSPRVVATQAEPMDDNFIEAKDTKKSRKKSAKAKGVGTKPSAPVPSADVPVASSPIEKGKISRQTQQEKEAMPVIPSGPSFGDFVLWKGEAANVAPAPAWSSDSGKVPKPTSLRDIQKEQGRKTSAAAQHSHQIPTPQKAQPSQVGRSSSTSTPSWALSASSPSKAASSPLQNVPTQSNHGGDDDLFWGPIESKKENQQVDVRLGSNNWGNRNTPAKAASTGVLSRQKSSGGKADYLSSSPAQSSQKGKQDPVTKHSEAMGFRDWCESECVRLIGTKDTSFLEYCLKQSRSEAELLLIQNLGSYDPDHDFIDQFLNYKELLAADVLEIAFQSRNDRKVSAIASREVNSGNAGGDLDPDVPVGRDGSAKSGGKKKGKKGKKVSPSVLGFNVVSNRIMMGEIQTIED